In Numida meleagris isolate 19003 breed g44 Domestic line chromosome 11, NumMel1.0, whole genome shotgun sequence, the genomic window CGCCCCTGGGCCAGGAGCAGGACTCAGCTTCCCAGTGAAATGTCACAGCGCTGAGTTGCAGCACAGGGTCGTGCACCCTCTGTCCCCAACCCGCAGCGATCCCAGGCAGAGCACAGGCACGCCAGGAACCTGCAGGGGACAGGGGCACCTCTTTGTCCTCACGGTGCCTCTGCTCCAGTCTGTGAAATAAGGGGATGGCAGCCACGTGCAGCCCTGTCCTGAGCCCCCCGCTACCCATCCAGCAGCTTGAGGATGCTCTCCCGCTCCTTCAGCGTCTTCCACGCCTGGTCCTTCTCCTTCTTGGTGGGAGTGCGCTTCTTCTGCCGGGCAGCCATGATCTTACGGAAGGCGTCCATCACCTCGTTGTCGGCCATGCGGACACGCTGCCGCAGCTCTTGCCGGTGCAGCTCCTCCTTGGCCAACCTAGGGACAGAAGACATCAGCTCATGCCGCCAGGCCTGCAGCTGGCCCCGTGCCCTGCCCACACTCACCGCAGCAGCTCATGCTTCTTGGCACGGTTGTGGGCGCTGAGTGccttcagctctgcctgcctctTGCGCAACTCGGCCAGCACCTCATCCTCTGAGTCCTCGGCGGGACGGTCCTCTGACTCCAGCAGGCCCTGGGCCACCAGCTCCTCTTTGATCCGCCCCTCCAGCGACTTGGTGTGGGGCACGCTGTGAGGGGCAGAGTGGATGCTTTCCAAAGCGCCCATGTTCTACCCCGATTTGGGCAGGAAAAGCACCAGGCAGCACCGAGCTGCCAGCACCACAGTAGCTCACCTGAAGGGCTTGTTCTGGCTGCGGGGAGAAGTGCCAGCGCCGTCAGCTCCCGAGTCCTTGCCAGCAATCTCGGGAATGGGGGAGTCCTCCACAGGAGAGATGATGTTTTCCTGGCAAGCAGAGCACATGGGAAGAGTTCACTTCGCCCTGACGCAATGACAGTGCCTCGTGGGGCCACTGCACAGACCTGAGCCCCCTCACCTCCACCAGGGCCTGCAGGAGACGCTGCGTCAGGGGCCCGAAGGGACACCCATCCTCAGGCTGCTCGTGCTGGGCTTCTGACTTCTTCAGCAAGGCATCGACATCTGGGGGGAAGCGGGAGGAAGAAAGTCGTGAGCTGCCCTGGTTCTGTGGGAGCTGGATGCCAGCCCCCTGATCTCATCCCACAGCTTCAGTGCAGTCTGTTACAGCTGACGGATGGGACAACACCTTTGGTGTCCAGCTCAGTCAGTGGTCCGAGGACACCCTTCTTTTtgtcagctgcagctgctgcccggGCACCAtccttctgctcctccagcaggtCCTCTTGAGCCCAGCGCTGCGAGTAGTGCTTCCCTAGTGGTGGGATCTGCAGTGCAGGATGGGCCAAGGACTCAACACGGGGCTGGGGTTGTGCTGAGGAGCCCGTTGTGGATCAGCACCACCCCAGAGGCCATGGGCAATATTCACAGAAGGGCGTGACTGCTCAGCTTGCCCAAGAACTGAGGGATGGACAGTGCAGGGCAGGGTATGGGGTGAGGGAGCATGGGTTGGGGACTCTGGAGCTTGTCACCTTGTAGTGCTCGGCCTCATCCTCTGGCGGCTtgagcagctcctccaggacCCTGACCTCCTCGTTGGTGAGATCAGCGCAGTATGGCTCCACTGATGCCCAGAACCTGTGAGGCCGGAGCAGAGGAATAATGGTGAGGGAGAGCTGTGGTGGGCACTATGGGAGCAGCTCATGCCCTCCTGCActgcaaggaaggaaagagcCAATCCCACGGCCCCCCAACTCCCCATGCACCTGTTTGGAGCATCGTTTTTAGGAATCCGTGGCACATCAATGGGATCATCCTGGAACTCATACTCCTGGATCTTGGGCTGCAGGTTCTTGGACTTAGGCCTGCCGGGACCGGGCCCTGTCCCATGGCCCCCTTTGCCCTCCAGCTTCTGCTTCTTGGGCTTGCCATGCTTGACAGAGGTGC contains:
- the TADA3 gene encoding transcriptional adapter 3, which encodes MSELKDCPLQFHDFKSVDHVKVCPRYTAVLARSEDDGIGIEELDTLQLELETLLSSASRRLRVLEAETQILTDWQDKKGDRRFLKLTKDHDVGTSVKHGKPKKQKLEGKGGHGTGPGPGRPKSKNLQPKIQEYEFQDDPIDVPRIPKNDAPNRFWASVEPYCADLTNEEVRVLEELLKPPEDEAEHYKIPPLGKHYSQRWAQEDLLEEQKDGARAAAAADKKKGVLGPLTELDTKDVDALLKKSEAQHEQPEDGCPFGPLTQRLLQALVEENIISPVEDSPIPEIAGKDSGADGAGTSPRSQNKPFSVPHTKSLEGRIKEELVAQGLLESEDRPAEDSEDEVLAELRKRQAELKALSAHNRAKKHELLRLAKEELHRQELRQRVRMADNEVMDAFRKIMAARQKKRTPTKKEKDQAWKTLKERESILKLLDG